In a single window of the Chitinivorax sp. B genome:
- a CDS encoding helix-turn-helix transcriptional regulator, whose product MESEAAFGQVLRRLRKERNLTQEALALEANVQRTYVSMLERGQNSASIRMVFKLAPLLGVRPSEILAQVEEELGPKK is encoded by the coding sequence GTGGAGTCTGAGGCGGCATTTGGCCAAGTACTGCGGAGACTGCGGAAGGAGAGGAACCTTACGCAGGAAGCGCTTGCGCTCGAGGCGAACGTGCAACGGACCTATGTATCGATGCTGGAGCGTGGCCAGAACAGTGCCAGCATCAGAATGGTCTTTAAGCTAGCCCCGCTACTCGGTGTCCGTCCCTCGGAAATACTTGCCCAGGTCGAAGAAGAGCTTGGACCGAAGAAATAA
- a CDS encoding helix-turn-helix transcriptional regulator — translation MSTKAFFFDREAVAAALGMTGRQLQHRLSLEQARFSDMLDQARQDLALKWITHSDEPLARIADRLGFSEQSAFNRAFRRWTGVTPGAYRQRESPMPL, via the coding sequence ATCTCAACCAAGGCGTTTTTTTTTGATCGTGAGGCAGTTGCTGCTGCACTTGGGATGACTGGCCGACAGCTACAGCATAGGTTGTCACTGGAACAAGCACGTTTTTCCGATATGCTTGATCAGGCACGACAGGATCTGGCGTTAAAGTGGATTACCCATTCCGATGAGCCCTTGGCCCGTATTGCTGACCGACTGGGTTTTTCTGAGCAAAGCGCATTCAATCGAGCATTTCGACGCTGGACGGGTGTAACACCCGGCGCCTATCGGCAACGTGAATCCCCAATGCCACTATGA